In Actinomadura luteofluorescens, the sequence CGCACGGCGCCCCTGACCGCGGACGTGGTGATCGTCGGCGCCGGGCTCTCCGGGCTCACCGCCGCCCGCGACCTCGTCGCGGCGGGCCGGTCCGTGATCGTGCTGGAGGCGCGGGACCGTCCCGGCGGCCGCGTCTACGGGATGCCGCTCGGCGACGGCACCACCAACGAGGGCGGCGCCGAGTTCGTCGGCCCGACGCAGGACCGCATCGCCGCGCTCGCAGAGGACATGGGCGTCGACACCTACGCGACCTACAACGAGGGCAAGAACGTCTACTACCGGGACGGCAAGCGGTCGCTCTACGCGACCGACGGGCTGCTCGGCGCGGTCCCGCCGGACTGGGGCGTGGTCGACCTGGAGCTGGCCCTGCTGAAGCTCGGCGGCATGGTCAAGGAGGTGCCGGTCGGCGAACCGTGGAAGGCGGCCAAGGCCGAGGAGTGGGACGCGCAGACCTTCCACACCTGGTCGCGGTCCAACTCGCTGAGCAGCGGCGCGCGGTTCCTGATGGACGCGTTCGCCTCCTCCACGCTGTCGATGCGCTCGCAGGAGGTGTCGCTGCTGTACCTGCTGAACTACGCGGCCTCGGCGGGCAACGAGACCAGCCCGGGAACGATCGACCGGCTGATCAACACCAGGGGCGGCGCGCAGGAGTCGCGGTTCGTCGGCGGGTCGCAGGAGGTGCCGATCCGGCTGGCGGCGCGGCTCGGCGACATCGTCCGCTACAACGCGCCGGTCCGGTCGATCGCCACGGAGGCGGGCGGCGCGACGGTGACCGCCGACGGGATCACGGTGTCGGCCCGGCGGGTCGTGGTGGCGATGTCCCCGGCGATCGCCGGGAGGATCGACTTCTCGCCGGCGCTGCCCGCGAGCCGGGCGCAGCTCATGCAGCGCTACCCGATGGGCTCGGTCTCCAAGTTCGTCGCCGTCTACGACACGCCGTTCTGGCGGGCGGACGGGCTGACCGGGCAGGCCGTGGCCGACAGCGGCGCGATCGACGCGACGTTCGACAACAGCCCGCCGGACGGGTCGCGGGGCATCCTGATGGGCTTCATGAACCAGGCCAACATCAGGAGGCTGGACGGCGCGCCGGCCGCGGACGTCCGGGCGGCGGGGCTCGCCTCGTTCACCAAGCTGTTCGGCGACAAGGCCGCGAACCCGAAGCTGACCGCGTTCCAGCGCTGGGACAACGAGACGTGGAGCGGCGGCGGCCCCGTCGGCGTCGCCCCGCCCGGGGCGCTCACCGCGTTCGGCCCGGCCCTGCGGGAGCCGTGCGGCCCGGTCCACTGGGCGGGCACCGAGACGTCCGGCTACTGGACGGGCTACATGGACGGCGCCGTCCGCTCCGGCGAGCGCGTCGCCAAGGAGGTCGACGCGGCGCTCTGAGCCCGCCCCTCCCGGGTCGTCGCCCCGCACGGTTCCGCCGGCCGCGAGAGGTAAGGATCGGATGCCGATCCGGTCGGCGGATCCGCGCGTCTCATCCAGGGACACGGATGGACGACGGGACGGGTTCCGATGGCGGGGTACGGAAATCGGCCGGAATGGGCCCCGGCGGCGCTGCTGGCGGTCGGCGCGCCGCTGACCGGGGCGGCGCTGATCGTCGCGCGGGCCGCCCTGGACGCCTACGGGCCGTCGGCGCTGGCGGGCAACTGGGCGGGCTCGGCGCTGCTCTTCGTGATGATGATGGCCGGATACGCCCTGCTGGTCTTCACCCAGCTGCGCTACGAGAACGTCCTGGTCTTCTTCGGCGCCTTCTTCCTGCTGACCATCGGGGCGTCCATGGTCGCGGGCGCGGTGTCGGACCAGGCGATTCACGAGCGCGGCCGGACCACGGCGTGCACGGTCCAGAAGGTCGACCGGCGCGAGGTCACCAGCACCGACGGCGACGGGAACAGGACCACGGACGTCTTCTACGACCACGACCTCGCCTGCGCCGAGCCGCGGGTGCGGACGATGACGACCGGGTCCAGGGTCGCGGGCCGGGGCGAACGCGTCCAGGTCGTGTACGACCCGCGCGGCCGCCTCGACCCGCGTCCCGCAGGCTCGGTGGGCGATCCGGGCGGCTCCCTGGCATGGGGGGCCGCCCTGTTCGGCGGCGGTGTCCTGCTCCGCGTGCTGTTCGAGCTGGGCGTCCCGCCGTTCGGGCCCGGGAAGGGGCTCCGGCTCCGCCTCCGCCGGTGGCGGCGGAGGCGGCCGGTCAGAGCCCGGCCGCCATCTCCTTGACCTTCTCGATCAGCGCGAGGCGGCCCTTGTGGTCGCCCGCGATCGGGGACACGTTGAGCGTCGTGACGCCGGAGTCCCTCATCGCGGCGAGCCGCTCGCGGACGTGCCCCTCCGGGCCGATGAGGGACATCTTCTCCAGCAGCTCCTGCGGGACCTTCGCGGCGGCCTCGTCCTTCTTGCCGTCCAGGTACAGGTCCTGGATCTCCTCGGCCTCCTTCTCGTAGCCGTAGCGCCGGGCGAGGTCGTTGTAGAAGTTCTTGCCCTTGGCGCCCATGCCGCCGATGTAGAGGGCGGCCATCGGACGGCCGAACTCCAGGAAGCCCTTCACGTCCTCGCCGATGGCGAGCGGGGACTGCCCGACCACGTCGAGCTCGCCCAGCGCGGGGTCGCGCTTGGCCTTCCCGGCCGCGAGGGAGGCGCCCCACACGTCCGCGGCCTTCTCCGGCACGTAGAAGATGGGCTCCCAGCCGTTGGCGATCTCGGCGGTCAGCTCGACGTTCTTCGGGCCGATCGCGGCGACCATGATCGGGATGTCGGCGCGCACCGGGTGGTTGATGAGCTTGAGCGCCTTGCCGAGGCCGGTGCCCTGCCCCTCCGGCAGCGGCAGGTGGTAGTACCTTCCGTCGTGCTGCACCCGCTCGCGGCGCCACACCTTGCGGCAGATCTCGATGATCTCCCGGGTGCGGCCGAGGGGCGCGGTGTAGGGGACCCCGTGGAAGCCCTCGATGACCTGCGGGCCGGACGCGCCGATGCCGAGCGTGAACCGCCCGTCGGAGACGTAGTCCAGCCCCGCGGCGGTCTGGGCGATCGCGGTCGGGGTGCGCGAGTAGATGTTGAGGATGCCGGAGGCGATCTCGACCCGCTCGGTCCTGGCGGCGATGTAGCCCATCTGGCTCACCGCGTCGAAGCTGTAGGCCTCCGCGACGTAGACGATGTCGAGGCCGGCCTTCTCGTAGTCGGCGAGCTCCTCGACGGTCTCCTTGAAACCGCCCGAGTAGCTGAGCGCCATACCGATGCGCATGGTGTCCCGCGCCCCTTCCTAAACCGAATCCGATTCCAGTCGAACGTAACCTACTCCCGGCAGCCGCCCGGGAGGAGGGGTCACGGCAGTGCGGGACCGTTCAGCGCGTCCAGCGCCTGCCGGTACATCGCGGTGCGGATCGTCGCCACGACCGCCCCGTTCTTGCTCGCCAGCGACGCCGCCCACTCCACGGCGGCGGGAAGCACCTCCTCCTCGGGCGCGACGCGCTGCACGATCCCGGCCTCGCGCGCCTGCTCCGCGGCGTAGCGGCGTCCGGTGAGCATCGCCTCGTGCGCGGTGGCCTTCGGCAGCCGCGCCGTGATCAGCGCGTTCATCCCGGGGGTGAAGCTCATCCCGAGATCGACCTCGGGCAGGCAGAAGTAGCCGCGGTCGGTGCGCATGACGGCGAAGTCGTGGGCGAGGGCGAGCATCCCGCCGCCCGCGAAGGCGTGGCCGTTCAGCGCCGCGACCGTCGGCATCGGCAGCGACAGGACGCGCGCGTACAGGGCGTGCACGCGCCGCAGGTACTCCTCGAACCGGTCCTGGTTGGCGCCGAGCCATTCCAGGTCGAGGCCGTTGGAATAGAACTTGCCGGTGCCGATGGTGACGAGCGCGCCCGGGCCGTCGTTCTCGGCCACCGAGTCGAGGGCGCCCTCGACCGCGTCGAGGAAGCCGGGGCCGAACCGGTTCTCGCCCGCGTCGAAACGCAGGACGTACACGTCTCCGTCGCGCTGGAGGTCGATCACGAACGTCTCCTTCTCCCGGCCGGCCCCGGTCCCGGAGCCCGTGCCTGCATCGCCTGCCTGAGCCGACCCTACTCGCGGGTAGTAGCTATGACGTCCGACATAGCCAAAATTCGCCATGACGGTCGTCATGGTCAACGCGAAGACCGTATGATGAATGTCATAATCGTCCCCATGGGGACGGACAGCAGGGAACGCATGGTGCGCAGCGCCGCCTACCTCTTCCGCGAGCGCGGCTACAGCGGCACCGGGTTCCGCGACGTCATCGCGCACAGCGGCGCCCCGCGCGGGTCGATCTACCACCACTTCCCCGGCGGCAAGGCGCAGCTCGCCGAGGAGGCCGTCCGCTACGCCGGAGAGTTCCTCAACGCCGGCATCCTCGCCGCCACCGAGGGCGGCGACGCCGCGTCCGCCGTGGACGCCTTCACGGGCTGGTGGCGGCAGGTCCTGATCAAGAGCGAGTTCCGCGCCGGCTGCCCCGTCGTCGCCGTCACCGTCGAGTCCCACGACGAGGCCCCGCAGCTCGCCGCGGCCGCCGCGGCCGCGTTCGGGCGCTGGCAGGACACCCTGGCCACCGGCCTCGGCAACGCCGGGGTCCCCGACGACCGCGCGTCCCGCCTGGCCCGCCTCATCGTCGCGGCCGTCGAGGGCGCCACGATCCTGTGCCGCGCCCACCGCGACGTCGCGCCGCTGGACGACGTCGTCGCCGAACTCAAGGACATGGCACGCAGCGCCGCGAAAGAGGGCTAGGCGCGCAGGAGGACTAGGAGCTCTCGGCGACCAGTTCGGCCACGGCCTGGAGGGCGAGGACGTAGGACATGGTGCCGAAGCCGGCGATGGTGCCGGTGGCGACGCCGGCGACGACGGAGGTGTGGCGGAACTCCTCGCGCGCAGCCGGGTTCGTGATGTGGACCTCGATGAGCGGGGCGGTGCGCTGGGCGGCCGCGTCCCGCAGCGCGTAGGAGTAGTGCGTGAACGCCGCCGGGTTCAGCACGACGGGGACGCGCTCGTCGGCGGCCTCGTGCAGCCAGCGCATCATCTCGGCCTCGTCGTCGGTCTGCCGCACCTCGACCTGCAGTTCGAGGCGGCGGCCGGCGTCGCGGCAGACGGCGACCAGGTCGTCGAAGCCGGCCGTCCCGTAGGTGTCGGGCTCGCGGACGCCGAGGCGGCGCAGGTTGGGGCCGTTCAGGACCAGGACGCGGGTCATCGGGTGATCTCCCGGTAGGCGGCGGCGAGCAGGTCCTCGTCCGGGCCCTCGAGGCGGCCCGGCTCGGCGATGCCGTCGAGGACGACGAACCGGAGCGTGGCGCCCCGCGACTTCTTGTCGATGGTCATGGTGGCGCGCAGGCCGGGCCAGTCGGCGGCGTAGGAGACCGGCAGGCCCACGGACTCCAGGACGTCCCGGTGCCGCCGCACGACGTCGGCGGGCAGCCGCCCCGCGAGGCGGGACAGCTCGGCGGCGTACACCATGCCGATCGCGACGGCGTGGCCGTGGCGGAACCGGTAGTCCTCGTTCTTCTCGATGGCGTGCGCGAGGGTGTGGCCGTAGTTCAGGATCTCGCGGAGGCCGCTCTCCTTCAGGTCGGCCGACACGACGCCGGCCTTGACCCGCACGGCCCGCTCGACGAGTTCGCGGGTGTGCGGGCCGTCGGGGTGCGCGGCGCCCTTGGGGTCGTCCTCGACCAGGGCGAGGATCTCCGGGTCGGCGATGAACCCGGCCTTGATGATCTCGGCGAGGCCGCTGATGTAGTCCTCCCGCGGCATCGTCACCAGCGTGGCGAGGTCGCACACGACGCCGGCGGGCGGCTGGAACGCGCCGACGAGGTTCTTGCCCTCGGGGACGTTGATGCCGGTCTTGCCGCCGACCGCCGCGTCCACCATGCCGAGCAGCGTCGTCGGGACGAGCACCGCCCGCACGCCGCGCAGCCACGAGGCGGCCGCGAACCCGGCGAGGTCGGTGGTGGCGCCGCCGCCGACGCCGACGACGACGTCGGTCCGGGTCATGCCGAGGCGGGCGAACGACGACCACAGCCCGGCGAGGACGCCGACCTCCTTGGCGGCCTCGCCGTCCGGGACGGGCAGCGCGTGCACCGCGTACCCGGCCTGTTCGAGCGCCCCGCACACGGGGCGGGCGATCTGCGGCAGCCCCTCGGCGTGGACGACCGCGACGGTCCGCGCCCGCTCCCCGATCATGGCGGGCAGCTCGCCGAGGACGCCCGTCCCGATGACGACGTCGTAGGGGTCGGCGCCGCCGACGTGCACCCGCGCCTCCGTCACGCGTCCCCCTCCAGGGCCTTCACGACCTCTTCGACGATGTCGGCGGGCTCGCGGTTGTCGGTGTCGACGTGCACGCTGCCGAGCCGCTCGTAGATCGGGAGCCGCTCCTCCAGGAGCTTGCGCATCTGGCTGCGCGGGTTCAGCACGAGCAGCGGCCGCGCCGACGCCAGGCCGACCCGCTTGATCGCCTCCGACAGGCCGACCCGCAGGTAGACGACGGTGTGCCCGGCGAGCAGGTCCTGCGTCTCCGGCGCGAGGACGGCTCCGCCGCCGAGCGAGACGACGCCCTCGTGGCCGGTCAGCGCCTCGGCGACGGCGGCGCGCTCCAGCTCGCGGAAGCGCTCCTCGCCGTCGTCGATGAAGATCTCGCCGATCGGCTTGCCCGCGGCCCGCTCGACGTCGGCGTCGGTGTCGCGCAGCGAGACGCCGAGACGCTCGGCGAGCGCGGCGCCGATCGTGGACTTGCCCGAGCCGGGCGGCCCGATGATGACGGCCTTCGGTCGCATGGCACCGCTCACTTGATCGTCAGAGAGGACAGGTATCCGCGCAGGTTGCGGGCGGTCTCCTCGGCGGAGTCGCCGCCGAACTTCTCCAGCGCCGCGTCCGCGAGCACGAGCGCGACCATCGCCTCGGCGACCACCCCGGCGGCCGGGACGGCGGTCACGTCGCTGCGCTGGTTGATCGCCTTGGCGGGCTCGCCGGTCGTGACGTCGATCGTGTCGAGCCGCCGCGGGACGGTCGAGATCGGCTTCATCGCGGCGCGCACCCGCAGCACCTCGCCGGTGGTCATGCCGCCCTCGACGCCGCCGGCCCGGTTGGTGCGGCGGCGGATCCCGCCGGGGGTCGCGTCGATCTCGTCGTGCGCCCGCGAGCCGGGCCGCCGCGCGGTGGTGAACCCGTCTCCGAGCTCCACGCCCTTGATCGCCTGGATGCCCATGAGGATGCCGGCGAGCCGGGAGTCCAGCCGCCGGTCCCAGTGGACGTGGCTGCCGAGGCCGGGCGGGAGCCCGTAGGCGAGGACCTCCACGACGCCGCCGAGGGTGTCGCCGGCCTTCTTCGTCTCGTCGATGTGCGCGACCATCCGCGCCGACGCCTCGCCGTCGAAGCAGCGCACCGGGCTCTCGTCGACCCGCGCCAGGTCGCCGGGCTCCGGCAGGACGCCCTCGGGGGCCTCAACCTCGCCCAGCGCGATCACGTGGCTGAGGACGTCCACGCCGAGCGCCTGCTTGAGGAACGCCTTGGCGACGGTGCCGAGCGCGACCCGCGCGGCCGTCTCGCGGGCGCTCGCCCGCTCCAGGACGGGCCGGGCGTCGTCGAAGCCGTACTTCTGCATGCCGACGAGGTCGGCGTGGCCGGGCCTCGGCTGCGACAGCGGGGCGTTCCTGGCCTGGGCGGCGAGGACGTCGGCGGCCACGGGGTCGGCCGACATGACCGTCTCCCACTTGGGCCACTCGGTGTTGCCGACCTCGATCGCGACCGGCCCGCCGAGCGTCACCCCGTGCCGGACGCCGCCGATGATCGTGACCTTGTCCTGCTCGAACTTCATCCGGGCGCCCCGCCCATGGCCGAGCCTCCGGCGGCGCAGCTCCTCGGCGATGTCCTCCGAGGTCACGCGCACACCGGCCGGCAGCCCCTCCACGATCGCGGTCAGGGCCGGGCCATGGGACTCCCCCGCGGTCAACCAGCGCAGCATGGGACGAATCCTATTGACTCCGCGCCCCCGCGCGTGACGGGCGTCCAGCATCTGAGAGTCTCGTCGTGGAGGTGGCGATGAGGAGAGCGGGTCCGGGAACGGCCGACACGAGGCGGGCACTGCTGGGCCAGGCGCGCGCGTCCGCCCAGCTCGGGTCGCCGATGTACGCCGAACTGCTCGCGCGGGCGGCGGACGATCCGGGCGGGGTCGTGACGGGGGTGCTCGGGGAGCGCACGGAGACCGGCCGCATCCTGGGCATGCTGGGGACGGTGCACCGGCTCGTCCTCGAGGGACGGGTGCCGGAACTGGCCGCGCACTACCCGACCGCCGGCGGGACGAGCGACCCTCTGGAGGCCTGGCCCGCGTTCCGGGACGTGCTGGCCGGGCACGCGGCCGAGATCCGCGACGGCCTCCTCGACCCGCCGCAGACCAACGAGGTCGGGCGGGCGGCGCCGCTCGTCGGCGGGCTCCTGACGATCGCGGACGCCTGCCGTCCCGCGCGCGATCCGGCCCGGTCCCTGCCGGTCAGGCTGCTGGAGATCGGGGCCAGCGCCGGCCTGAACCTGCGCGCCGACCACTTCCGGTTCCTGCACGAGAGCGGCGCGTACGGGCCGGAGTCGCCGGTCGTCCTGCCGGACGCCTGGCGGGGCCTTCCCCCGGTGGGCGCGCCGCTCGGCGTCGCCGAGCGGCGCGGATGCGACCCGAACCCGGTGGACGCGTCCTCGCCCGCCGGGCGGCGGCGGCTCCTGTCGTACGTGTGGCCCGACCAGGCGGCGCGGGTGGCGCGGCTGCGGGCGGCGTTCGAGGTCGCCGCGCGGGTCCCCGCGACGGTCGTGAAGGCGGGCGCGGCGGACTTCCTGGACGGGCTGGCCCCCGAACAGGGCGTCGTGACGGTCGTGTGGCACTCGACGATGCGCGCCTACCTGTCGCAGGAGGAGGCGGCACGCGTCGACCGCAGCATCGAGCGGGCGGGCGCGGCGGCCACCCCCGACGCGCCCGTGGCGCATCTGTCGTTCGAGGGGCGCGACGCCTCGCGGCTCGACGTCCAGCACGTCGTGACGCTGCGGCTGTGGCCGGGCGGGGAGCCGGTGGTCCTCGGTGAGGGCCCGTCCCACGGCCTCCCCACGACCTGGTCGCCCTCGGCCTGACGTCAGGGCCGGCCGAGGGCCTTCTCGATCGCGACCCGCACCGGGGACGACGGGGGCAGCGGCCCCGCCGGAAGCAGGGGCGGCTGCGCCATGAAGCGGGGGGTGGTGCCCCGGTGCGCCTGCGCGGCGTGCACCAGGAACGGGTGGCACAGGTACACGTCGCCTGCCTGCCCCGTCGCGTAGGCGAGCGGGCGGTGCTCGCTGGCGGGGACGGCCTTACCCGCCAGGTCCATGAACGTCAGGCCCGCCTCGCCCGCGGGCTCCAGGATCGGCGGGACGTCCCGGTGGGAGCCGACGCGGATGCGGGTGGGCCCGTCGTCCTCCCCCACGTCGGAGAACAGGAACAGCATCAGCAGCGCGCGGCCCTTCGACGCGACGTTCACCCGGTAGGACAGGAAGTCGGCCGGGTCGTCGCCGGGGAAGCTCGCGTCGATGTGCCAGCCGTCGTCACCGGGCGGCTGATCGCTGGGGAACCGCACCGGGAACGTGCCGAGGCCGACGCGCGGCAGCCAGGCGCCCTTCCCGGCGACGGCGTCGAACGCGGCGTGCAGGGCGCCGGTGTTCACCGCGGCCCGGAACGGCTCTTCGGCGTGCTCGCCGAGCCGCACGACCGGGCGCGTCCACGTCGCGGGGTCGGCGGGATCGCAGCCGGTGTCGCGCCACAGGATGTCGCGGCACTCGGCGGCCAGTTCCCGGGGGAACGCCTGCTCCACCCGGACGTACCCGTCAGCGAGGAATGCGTCGACGTCCACCATGGCGCCAGCGTCGCAGAGCGGCCGCGGCGGGGGCCAGCGAATTACCGCGCCCCCGGCCGCCCGCAGGCGGGCTACCTGCGCAGCACGTTCAGTTCGACGCCGCCGACGATACGGCCGCGCAGCAGTTCGGCGAGGCGGTCGGAGACCCGCTGGACGGTGCCGCGCTCGTCGTGCCCGGCGACGACGGCGAACCGGACGGCGATCTCGGCGGAGGTGCCCTCGACGACGCGGACCCCGCTGACCGAGGGGTCCGAGCCGAACGCGGCCTCGACCGCGGCGAGGATGTCGGGGTCCTCGTGGGGCGGCGGGATCGGGCGGCCGTCGGCGAGCAGGTGCAGGCGCAGCCCGTCCACGGCGAACGGGACCGGGCCCGCCACGTCCACGACCAGGGC encodes:
- a CDS encoding flavin monoamine oxidase family protein; the encoded protein is MTRVSRRRLLGTGALTAAGAVVSAAAAPSASARTAPLTADVVIVGAGLSGLTAARDLVAAGRSVIVLEARDRPGGRVYGMPLGDGTTNEGGAEFVGPTQDRIAALAEDMGVDTYATYNEGKNVYYRDGKRSLYATDGLLGAVPPDWGVVDLELALLKLGGMVKEVPVGEPWKAAKAEEWDAQTFHTWSRSNSLSSGARFLMDAFASSTLSMRSQEVSLLYLLNYAASAGNETSPGTIDRLINTRGGAQESRFVGGSQEVPIRLAARLGDIVRYNAPVRSIATEAGGATVTADGITVSARRVVVAMSPAIAGRIDFSPALPASRAQLMQRYPMGSVSKFVAVYDTPFWRADGLTGQAVADSGAIDATFDNSPPDGSRGILMGFMNQANIRRLDGAPAADVRAAGLASFTKLFGDKAANPKLTAFQRWDNETWSGGGPVGVAPPGALTAFGPALREPCGPVHWAGTETSGYWTGYMDGAVRSGERVAKEVDAAL
- a CDS encoding LLM class F420-dependent oxidoreductase: MRIGMALSYSGGFKETVEELADYEKAGLDIVYVAEAYSFDAVSQMGYIAARTERVEIASGILNIYSRTPTAIAQTAAGLDYVSDGRFTLGIGASGPQVIEGFHGVPYTAPLGRTREIIEICRKVWRRERVQHDGRYYHLPLPEGQGTGLGKALKLINHPVRADIPIMVAAIGPKNVELTAEIANGWEPIFYVPEKAADVWGASLAAGKAKRDPALGELDVVGQSPLAIGEDVKGFLEFGRPMAALYIGGMGAKGKNFYNDLARRYGYEKEAEEIQDLYLDGKKDEAAAKVPQELLEKMSLIGPEGHVRERLAAMRDSGVTTLNVSPIAGDHKGRLALIEKVKEMAAGL
- a CDS encoding enoyl-CoA hydratase-related protein → MIDLQRDGDVYVLRFDAGENRFGPGFLDAVEGALDSVAENDGPGALVTIGTGKFYSNGLDLEWLGANQDRFEEYLRRVHALYARVLSLPMPTVAALNGHAFAGGGMLALAHDFAVMRTDRGYFCLPEVDLGMSFTPGMNALITARLPKATAHEAMLTGRRYAAEQAREAGIVQRVAPEEEVLPAAVEWAASLASKNGAVVATIRTAMYRQALDALNGPALP
- a CDS encoding TetR/AcrR family transcriptional regulator is translated as MGTDSRERMVRSAAYLFRERGYSGTGFRDVIAHSGAPRGSIYHHFPGGKAQLAEEAVRYAGEFLNAGILAATEGGDAASAVDAFTGWWRQVLIKSEFRAGCPVVAVTVESHDEAPQLAAAAAAAFGRWQDTLATGLGNAGVPDDRASRLARLIVAAVEGATILCRAHRDVAPLDDVVAELKDMARSAAKEG
- the aroQ gene encoding type II 3-dehydroquinate dehydratase is translated as MTRVLVLNGPNLRRLGVREPDTYGTAGFDDLVAVCRDAGRRLELQVEVRQTDDEAEMMRWLHEAADERVPVVLNPAAFTHYSYALRDAAAQRTAPLIEVHITNPAAREEFRHTSVVAGVATGTIAGFGTMSYVLALQAVAELVAESS
- the aroB gene encoding 3-dehydroquinate synthase; the protein is MTEARVHVGGADPYDVVIGTGVLGELPAMIGERARTVAVVHAEGLPQIARPVCGALEQAGYAVHALPVPDGEAAKEVGVLAGLWSSFARLGMTRTDVVVGVGGGATTDLAGFAAASWLRGVRAVLVPTTLLGMVDAAVGGKTGINVPEGKNLVGAFQPPAGVVCDLATLVTMPREDYISGLAEIIKAGFIADPEILALVEDDPKGAAHPDGPHTRELVERAVRVKAGVVSADLKESGLREILNYGHTLAHAIEKNEDYRFRHGHAVAIGMVYAAELSRLAGRLPADVVRRHRDVLESVGLPVSYAADWPGLRATMTIDKKSRGATLRFVVLDGIAEPGRLEGPDEDLLAAAYREITR
- a CDS encoding shikimate kinase, coding for MRPKAVIIGPPGSGKSTIGAALAERLGVSLRDTDADVERAAGKPIGEIFIDDGEERFRELERAAVAEALTGHEGVVSLGGGAVLAPETQDLLAGHTVVYLRVGLSEAIKRVGLASARPLLVLNPRSQMRKLLEERLPIYERLGSVHVDTDNREPADIVEEVVKALEGDA
- the aroC gene encoding chorismate synthase produces the protein MLRWLTAGESHGPALTAIVEGLPAGVRVTSEDIAEELRRRRLGHGRGARMKFEQDKVTIIGGVRHGVTLGGPVAIEVGNTEWPKWETVMSADPVAADVLAAQARNAPLSQPRPGHADLVGMQKYGFDDARPVLERASARETAARVALGTVAKAFLKQALGVDVLSHVIALGEVEAPEGVLPEPGDLARVDESPVRCFDGEASARMVAHIDETKKAGDTLGGVVEVLAYGLPPGLGSHVHWDRRLDSRLAGILMGIQAIKGVELGDGFTTARRPGSRAHDEIDATPGGIRRRTNRAGGVEGGMTTGEVLRVRAAMKPISTVPRRLDTIDVTTGEPAKAINQRSDVTAVPAAGVVAEAMVALVLADAALEKFGGDSAEETARNLRGYLSSLTIK
- a CDS encoding DUF2332 domain-containing protein → MRRAGPGTADTRRALLGQARASAQLGSPMYAELLARAADDPGGVVTGVLGERTETGRILGMLGTVHRLVLEGRVPELAAHYPTAGGTSDPLEAWPAFRDVLAGHAAEIRDGLLDPPQTNEVGRAAPLVGGLLTIADACRPARDPARSLPVRLLEIGASAGLNLRADHFRFLHESGAYGPESPVVLPDAWRGLPPVGAPLGVAERRGCDPNPVDASSPAGRRRLLSYVWPDQAARVARLRAAFEVAARVPATVVKAGAADFLDGLAPEQGVVTVVWHSTMRAYLSQEEAARVDRSIERAGAAATPDAPVAHLSFEGRDASRLDVQHVVTLRLWPGGEPVVLGEGPSHGLPTTWSPSA
- a CDS encoding phytanoyl-CoA dioxygenase family protein, whose translation is MVDVDAFLADGYVRVEQAFPRELAAECRDILWRDTGCDPADPATWTRPVVRLGEHAEEPFRAAVNTGALHAAFDAVAGKGAWLPRVGLGTFPVRFPSDQPPGDDGWHIDASFPGDDPADFLSYRVNVASKGRALLMLFLFSDVGEDDGPTRIRVGSHRDVPPILEPAGEAGLTFMDLAGKAVPASEHRPLAYATGQAGDVYLCHPFLVHAAQAHRGTTPRFMAQPPLLPAGPLPPSSPVRVAIEKALGRP